In Cetobacterium sp. ZOR0034, one genomic interval encodes:
- a CDS encoding exodeoxyribonuclease V subunit beta — protein sequence MKGIVLKASAGTGKTYRLSLEYLATLLKGENYKDVLVMTFTKKATSEIQERVILFLEEMYRDKESSLYENLKNLYPDLDLSFENVRRVYYEVLDNKDRLKISTIDGFINNIFKSVTAPYLNIFSYEIIDDTENTEILLKCFEKIVEDKSEFDRFKIFLQNRTERDIEKYLDILRKLIDNRWKLILIEQSQNLKSKDGYESTISIDKLVNHLITTFTAVKEKKKDGKPLTDYMSKVIKWIVEKETAQHLDYIIENWNEILKSEKCWDGRRVRTTKSIDLDCEIEILSKAFSELKEEISKEVFNREILTFEKEILYFIQNLYSIYDEIKFSDKRFTHLDISSYMFQYIDRPEINLIKDGYITEYFKDIFDSQFKTVFIDEFQDTSVLQWRILKGLINSCENLICVGDEKQSIYGWRGGEKALFENLPDIIGVSEETMSTSYRSCRHIVDFTNNIFNGVSETYDEVAELESHTYKWSFSPVDGKSEELGYFEVLRKQELFAEDGDDDLEESIDEDLEEENMIETMVDSIEDNFRGDYGGIGIIARSNKQLNEIANALSDRKIPFIIDSNDSIIYHRAVNPIYKLLKYSVNRDMFSLLEFLRSDIVKIGNIEIKSLLKNCLNEEESLQKDLKEVIKKIDDILEKGLDNRNFVLDVIENFNLSEHYSGKSDLKNIFQFLEMSKEHENLYDFYNSLSSEKKNPKFKQVSLEEESAITLLSIHKSKGLEFETVYYFHQVQRKGLNSGIQFHIDFKSPFNEIENYIFVDKKYEKVLKYLDGNYDFLKELEIKEEQEEINNIYVALTRAKKNLFLVLGNSENRYLKSSIDGLLHLKCGKISRNEKSEESHRLKNVDLLESIDFVEKEIAECEQPNRMLLLDVVTEEKRRVGNAIHYYLEFIINNSEDEHVEARERTYSKHASIIGEERLTQILNGFEFQKFFEDNPIIFSEEWDYIYPEYEIYHDGELKRIDRIMIKKPTKSSDGKILVVDYKTGGINQAQLDEYITIVKAHLNSLDVFENYIVTGEFLEIKL from the coding sequence ATGAAGGGGATAGTTTTAAAAGCGAGTGCTGGAACAGGAAAAACATATAGACTATCTTTAGAGTATTTAGCTACTCTTTTAAAAGGTGAAAACTATAAGGATGTCCTTGTAATGACGTTTACTAAAAAAGCGACTTCAGAGATTCAAGAGAGAGTTATTCTATTTTTAGAGGAGATGTATAGAGATAAAGAATCGAGTTTATATGAAAATTTAAAAAATCTATATCCTGATTTGGATTTGTCTTTTGAAAATGTAAGAAGAGTTTATTATGAGGTTTTAGATAATAAGGATAGATTAAAAATTTCCACAATAGATGGATTTATAAATAATATATTTAAAAGTGTAACAGCACCTTATTTAAATATATTCTCTTATGAAATTATAGATGATACTGAGAATACAGAGATTTTATTGAAATGTTTTGAAAAAATTGTAGAGGATAAATCTGAATTTGATAGATTTAAAATATTTTTACAAAATAGAACAGAGCGGGATATAGAAAAATATCTAGATATACTTAGAAAATTGATAGATAACAGATGGAAGTTGATTTTGATAGAGCAATCTCAAAATTTAAAATCTAAAGATGGATACGAGTCAACAATATCAATTGATAAATTAGTGAATCATTTAATCACAACTTTTACTGCTGTAAAAGAAAAGAAAAAAGATGGAAAACCTTTAACTGATTATATGTCAAAGGTTATAAAATGGATTGTTGAAAAGGAAACTGCTCAGCATTTAGATTATATTATTGAGAATTGGAATGAGATATTAAAGAGTGAAAAATGTTGGGATGGAAGAAGAGTTAGAACAACAAAATCTATCGATTTAGATTGTGAAATAGAGATTTTGTCGAAGGCTTTTTCTGAATTGAAAGAGGAGATATCAAAAGAGGTTTTCAATAGAGAGATTTTAACTTTCGAAAAGGAGATATTATACTTTATTCAAAATTTATACTCTATATATGATGAGATAAAGTTTTCAGATAAAAGATTTACACATCTAGATATAAGTAGCTATATGTTCCAATATATAGATAGGCCAGAGATAAACCTTATAAAAGATGGATATATAACAGAGTATTTTAAAGATATATTTGATAGTCAATTTAAAACTGTTTTCATTGATGAGTTTCAGGATACAAGTGTTCTTCAATGGAGAATTCTAAAAGGTCTTATAAATAGTTGTGAAAATCTGATATGTGTTGGAGATGAAAAACAAAGTATATATGGTTGGAGAGGGGGAGAGAAAGCCCTTTTTGAAAATCTGCCTGATATAATCGGAGTTTCAGAGGAGACTATGAGTACGTCTTATCGTAGTTGTAGGCATATTGTGGATTTTACAAATAATATATTTAATGGAGTTTCAGAAACTTATGATGAGGTTGCAGAACTAGAATCACATACCTATAAATGGAGTTTCTCACCTGTCGATGGAAAAAGTGAAGAGCTTGGATATTTTGAAGTTTTAAGAAAGCAAGAGCTGTTTGCAGAGGATGGCGATGATGATTTAGAGGAATCTATAGATGAAGATCTAGAAGAGGAAAATATGATTGAAACTATGGTAGATTCTATTGAGGATAACTTTAGAGGAGACTATGGTGGAATAGGAATCATAGCTAGAAGTAATAAGCAGTTGAATGAGATTGCCAATGCTTTAAGTGATAGAAAAATACCATTTATAATAGATTCAAATGATTCAATAATATATCATAGAGCTGTAAATCCAATATATAAACTACTTAAATATAGTGTGAACAGAGATATGTTTTCACTTTTAGAATTTTTAAGAAGTGATATAGTTAAAATAGGAAATATTGAGATAAAATCTTTACTTAAGAATTGTTTGAATGAAGAGGAGAGTCTTCAGAAAGATTTGAAAGAGGTTATAAAAAAAATTGATGATATTTTGGAAAAGGGATTAGATAATAGAAATTTTGTTTTAGATGTAATCGAAAACTTTAATCTATCAGAGCATTATTCTGGAAAATCAGATTTAAAAAATATATTTCAATTTTTAGAGATGTCTAAAGAACATGAAAATCTTTATGATTTTTATAATTCGTTGAGTAGTGAAAAGAAAAATCCTAAATTTAAACAGGTTTCTTTAGAGGAGGAGTCTGCAATAACTCTTTTAAGTATACATAAATCTAAGGGACTTGAATTTGAAACTGTTTACTATTTCCATCAGGTACAGAGAAAAGGATTAAATAGTGGAATTCAATTTCATATAGATTTTAAATCACCATTTAATGAGATAGAAAATTATATCTTTGTAGATAAAAAGTATGAAAAGGTTTTAAAGTATTTAGATGGAAATTATGATTTTTTAAAAGAGTTAGAGATAAAAGAGGAGCAAGAGGAGATAAATAATATCTATGTTGCTCTTACAAGAGCTAAAAAAAATCTATTTTTAGTATTGGGAAATAGTGAAAATAGATATTTAAAGAGTTCAATAGATGGACTATTACACTTAAAGTGTGGTAAAATTAGTAGAAATGAAAAAAGTGAAGAAAGTCATAGATTAAAAAATGTAGATCTTTTAGAGTCTATAGATTTCGTTGAAAAAGAGATTGCAGAGTGTGAACAGCCAAATAGAATGCTATTACTAGATGTAGTTACAGAGGAAAAAAGAAGAGTTGGAAATGCAATTCACTATTATTTAGAATTTATTATAAATAACAGTGAAGATGAACATGTAGAAGCGAGAGAGAGAACATATTCAAAACATGCTTCTATAATTGGTGAGGAAAGATTAACTCAAATTTTAAATGGTTTTGAGTTTCAGAAATTCTTTGAAGATAATCCGATTATATTTTCAGAAGAGTGGGATTATATCTATCCAGAGTATGAGATATATCATGATGGAGAGCTAAAAAGAATAGATAGAATTATGATAAAAAAGCCAACTAAGAGCAGTGATGGAAAAATTCTTGTAGTGGATTATAAAACTGGAGGAATCAACCAAGCACAATTAGATGAGTATATAACAATAGTAAAAGCTCATCTAAATAGTTTAGATGTTTTTGAAAACTACATTGTAACAGGTGAGTTTTTAGAGATAAAACTATAA
- a CDS encoding thiamine ABC transporter substrate-binding protein, which produces MKKSVLTGLFFMSLVSFGEEIVVYGPESMKWIESSAGTIFKEKTGVDIKFIPIDGLIPRMKLEKRNPKADIVVGLTDINYLEAKKELLIKNYKPTTASNIVNKDFIIDSEWSVTPIDYGMLALNYNYEKLNRDLKTFEELKTYSKELLVQDPRSFTGEGFMLWTIAVYGENWLKFWEDLKPAILTVSSGWSDSFAKFSVGEGAIMSGYASSSLYFYQDGNGEKYKSYIPEEGGYVYLEGAALVNKKNVKESSQKFLDFILEPEFQKLALEKNYMFPVIDYKLPEDYKLVPTTDKIVKIDPEYVAQNMENWKKQLIEVLKK; this is translated from the coding sequence GTGAAAAAGTCAGTATTAACAGGATTATTTTTTATGAGTTTAGTATCGTTTGGAGAAGAGATAGTGGTATATGGACCGGAATCGATGAAGTGGATAGAAAGTTCAGCGGGTACAATTTTTAAAGAGAAAACAGGAGTAGATATCAAATTTATTCCTATAGATGGTTTAATTCCAAGAATGAAGTTAGAGAAAAGAAATCCTAAGGCAGATATAGTTGTTGGTCTAACAGATATAAACTATTTAGAAGCTAAGAAAGAGTTACTTATAAAAAATTATAAGCCTACAACAGCTTCAAATATAGTTAATAAAGATTTTATAATTGATAGTGAGTGGTCAGTTACTCCGATAGATTATGGAATGTTAGCTTTAAACTATAACTACGAGAAATTGAACAGAGATTTGAAAACATTTGAAGAGTTAAAAACATATTCTAAAGAGCTTTTAGTTCAAGATCCTAGAAGCTTTACTGGAGAAGGATTTATGTTATGGACAATAGCTGTTTATGGAGAGAATTGGTTAAAATTCTGGGAGGATTTAAAACCAGCTATTTTAACAGTTTCATCTGGGTGGTCAGATTCTTTTGCTAAGTTCTCAGTTGGAGAGGGAGCTATCATGAGTGGTTATGCTTCAAGTTCACTTTATTTCTATCAAGATGGGAATGGAGAAAAATATAAGAGTTATATTCCAGAAGAGGGAGGATATGTATATTTAGAGGGAGCAGCTTTAGTAAATAAGAAAAATGTGAAGGAATCTTCACAAAAATTCTTAGATTTCATACTAGAACCTGAATTCCAGAAATTAGCTTTAGAAAAGAACTATATGTTCCCAGTTATAGATTATAAATTACCAGAGGATTATAAACTTGTTCCGACGACAGATAAAATAGTAAAGATAGATCCAGAATATGTTGCTCAAAATATGGAAAATTGGAAAAAACAATTGATTGAGGTATTAAAAAAATAA
- a CDS encoding iron ABC transporter permease, protein MKKNRTYSYIYLVLWVTPLIFFVRDFFQVSEIKNLDYFEYFKLFKISLLQGGVSVFFSTIVALVPAYYMSYKRNTLTKLLEGLIFIPFFFPTISTVVAFTLIFNLPFLKDFNILYSLKAIILANVFYNSPIMIKYLSQGMRNIPKNIVEAGKIDGLNEIGVFFKIKLPLIFPQVFRGMFLVFIYTFASFGVVLALGGIRYSNFEVEIANTLLRDANFTKALILGAFQFLFLIAINLLGELYSPYELEGEFRQKEISSWVFLYSILYFLIESAVVLIGIFYGFYNYYIGKFSLDGFIRLFNQSFNSSYPVLEGIRNSLILASITPIFVIIFTYLLLKNFTKMTSAVVFSTMGFSSAFLGIALIYINILYDIKLWILLIVGYFLITVPIAYSFMYQYVREFPKDILDLAKIDRLSPLKTFLLIECPILKNVFLGTYLQIFAIILGEFTISYSMQLGRDFPTLALVNYSLFSDKKLLEGAALSSVNIIIVVALFYISNKITEKE, encoded by the coding sequence ATGAAAAAAAATAGAACCTATAGCTATATCTATCTTGTTCTATGGGTGACACCTTTAATTTTTTTTGTTAGAGATTTCTTTCAAGTGAGTGAGATTAAAAATTTAGATTACTTTGAGTATTTTAAACTTTTCAAAATCTCACTCCTTCAAGGAGGAGTTTCTGTATTTTTCTCAACAATAGTTGCTTTAGTGCCAGCTTACTATATGAGTTATAAGAGGAATACTCTTACAAAACTTTTAGAGGGGCTTATATTTATACCATTTTTCTTTCCAACAATCTCTACAGTAGTTGCGTTTACACTTATATTTAATCTACCATTTTTAAAAGATTTTAATATTCTTTACAGTTTAAAGGCTATTATACTTGCAAATGTATTTTACAATAGTCCTATTATGATAAAGTACTTGAGTCAAGGGATGAGAAATATTCCAAAAAATATTGTAGAGGCTGGTAAAATAGATGGATTAAATGAGATTGGAGTTTTCTTTAAAATTAAATTACCACTTATCTTCCCTCAGGTTTTCAGAGGAATGTTTTTAGTATTTATATACACGTTTGCATCTTTTGGTGTCGTTTTAGCTTTAGGTGGAATACGTTATTCTAATTTTGAAGTTGAGATAGCAAATACACTTTTAAGAGATGCTAACTTCACAAAAGCATTAATATTAGGTGCATTTCAGTTTTTATTTTTAATAGCAATAAACCTCTTAGGAGAACTTTATTCACCATACGAATTAGAGGGAGAGTTTCGTCAAAAAGAGATTTCTTCGTGGGTGTTTTTATATTCGATTTTATATTTTCTAATAGAATCGGCAGTAGTTTTAATAGGGATATTTTATGGTTTTTATAACTATTACATTGGAAAGTTTTCTTTAGATGGCTTTATTAGACTTTTCAATCAGAGTTTTAATAGCTCATATCCTGTTCTCGAAGGAATTAGAAACTCACTCATATTAGCATCTATAACACCGATATTTGTAATTATATTTACATATCTACTTCTAAAAAATTTTACGAAAATGACAAGTGCGGTTGTTTTCTCTACAATGGGATTTTCGAGTGCATTTTTAGGAATAGCTTTAATATATATAAATATACTTTATGATATAAAGTTATGGATACTTTTAATAGTTGGATATTTCCTAATCACAGTTCCGATAGCATATTCATTTATGTATCAATATGTGAGGGAGTTTCCAAAAGATATCTTAGATTTAGCTAAGATAGATAGACTTTCACCTTTAAAAACTTTTTTATTAATAGAGTGTCCTATATTAAAAAATGTTTTTTTAGGAACATATTTACAGATATTTGCAATTATTCTAGGAGAGTTCACAATATCTTACTCAATGCAGCTAGGAAGAGATTTTCCAACCCTGGCATTAGTTAACTACTCACTTTTTTCAGATAAGAAACTTCTAGAAGGTGCAGCGCTATCATCTGTAAATATAATAATAGTTGTTGCCTTGTTTTACATATCAAATAAAATTACAGAAAAAGAATAG
- a CDS encoding nucleoside recognition domain-containing protein — translation MINAIWLGLIVIGIAISMFTGNVQAVTDSVISSSKTAVEIAIGLVGIMSFWLGLMKVAEEAGLVKALGKGLKPIMKRLFPEIPEDHPAVGSIVANVAANFFGLGNAATPLGIKAMQELQELNDNKDEATDAMVLFLAINTSSVTLISSSVIAYRAAANSANVTEIIAPTIIATVISTVVAVVSCKALQKLPAFKREKLSKDITGGDK, via the coding sequence ATGATAAATGCAATATGGTTAGGACTTATAGTGATTGGAATTGCAATATCTATGTTTACAGGGAATGTTCAAGCAGTAACAGACTCAGTAATATCATCATCAAAAACAGCTGTGGAAATAGCGATAGGTTTAGTTGGAATAATGTCTTTCTGGCTAGGACTTATGAAAGTAGCCGAAGAAGCTGGGCTTGTAAAAGCTTTAGGAAAAGGATTGAAACCTATTATGAAAAGATTATTTCCTGAAATACCAGAGGATCATCCAGCAGTTGGAAGTATCGTTGCAAACGTAGCTGCAAACTTCTTTGGATTAGGAAATGCCGCAACTCCTTTAGGAATCAAGGCTATGCAAGAGTTACAAGAGTTGAATGACAATAAAGATGAAGCTACGGATGCAATGGTTTTATTCTTAGCTATAAATACATCGTCAGTAACTTTAATCTCATCAAGTGTAATAGCTTATAGAGCAGCAGCAAACTCAGCAAATGTAACTGAGATAATAGCACCAACGATAATAGCAACAGTTATCTCAACTGTTGTAGCAGTAGTATCGTGTAAAGCTTTACAAAAATTGCCAGCATTCAAAAGAGAAAAACTTTCAAAGGATATAACAGGAGGGGATAAATAA
- a CDS encoding spore maturation protein — protein sequence MFTIIMEKISLYAIPAIILFILSYAYFVKKVKVYEVFCEGAKEGFTTAIRIIPFLVAMLVGIGVFRSSGAIDVIITAINPVLEFIGMPGEVLPMAIMRPLSGGGSTGILNDIFITHGPDSLAGRIASVMMGSTETTFYVLAVYFGAVSIRKTRHAVVAGLLADVAGILAAVWICNLMFS from the coding sequence ATGTTTACAATTATAATGGAGAAGATATCGCTATATGCAATTCCAGCAATAATTTTATTTATTTTATCTTATGCTTATTTTGTAAAGAAAGTAAAGGTCTATGAAGTATTTTGTGAAGGAGCAAAAGAGGGATTTACAACTGCTATAAGAATAATACCGTTCTTAGTTGCAATGTTAGTTGGAATAGGTGTGTTTAGAAGTTCTGGAGCGATTGATGTAATAATAACAGCGATAAACCCAGTTCTAGAGTTTATAGGAATGCCTGGAGAAGTACTGCCAATGGCAATAATGAGACCACTTTCTGGTGGAGGATCAACAGGAATATTAAATGATATATTTATAACTCATGGTCCAGATTCTTTAGCAGGAAGAATAGCTTCTGTTATGATGGGATCGACAGAAACAACTTTCTATGTTTTGGCTGTTTATTTTGGAGCTGTAAGTATCAGAAAAACAAGACATGCTGTTGTAGCTGGTTTACTAGCAGACGTAGCTGGTATATTGGCGGCAGTTTGGATTTGTAACCTAATGTTTAGTTAG
- a CDS encoding LD-carboxypeptidase, with amino-acid sequence MKKLKKGDTIGLVSPANSVDLEKLKSAVENLEKFGFNVKLAKNADKSWYSFAGTDLERANDINEFFRDDEVDTIMCVRGGYGGIRLLNHLDYELIKKNPKPFIGYSDITSMHMAFSKKCNLKTYHGPMAASNFSGDYDEETLNHFLKVMEKNEDYHLENFSKELKFYNSLSSKGELIGGNLAVLVSSLGTEFDYDYTGKILFLEDIGESTYKIDRMLWQLKNFGVFEKISGVILGDFANCEKSADNDMSLKDVFDSHFEKFDKPVISNLESGHCTPMLTLEFGKILEIDGVRKTILVKSNV; translated from the coding sequence ATGAAAAAGTTGAAAAAAGGTGATACTATAGGGTTAGTATCACCTGCAAATAGTGTTGACCTAGAAAAGTTAAAGAGTGCAGTAGAAAATTTAGAGAAATTTGGATTTAACGTTAAACTAGCTAAAAATGCTGATAAAAGTTGGTATTCTTTTGCAGGAACAGACCTTGAGAGAGCAAATGATATAAATGAGTTTTTTAGAGATGACGAAGTGGATACAATAATGTGCGTTAGAGGTGGTTATGGTGGAATTAGACTTCTTAATCACTTAGATTATGAGTTGATAAAAAAGAATCCAAAACCTTTTATCGGTTATAGTGATATAACATCTATGCATATGGCTTTTTCTAAAAAGTGTAATTTAAAAACTTATCACGGACCAATGGCTGCAAGCAATTTTTCAGGGGATTATGATGAGGAAACTTTGAATCATTTTTTGAAGGTTATGGAAAAGAATGAGGATTATCATTTGGAAAATTTCTCGAAAGAGTTGAAATTTTACAATAGCTTATCTTCTAAAGGAGAACTTATAGGAGGGAACTTAGCAGTTCTAGTTTCTAGCTTAGGAACAGAGTTCGATTATGATTATACTGGAAAAATCCTATTTTTAGAAGATATAGGAGAATCAACATACAAAATAGATAGAATGTTATGGCAGTTGAAAAATTTCGGAGTATTTGAAAAAATATCAGGAGTCATCTTAGGAGATTTTGCTAATTGTGAAAAATCAGCGGATAATGATATGTCACTGAAAGATGTTTTTGATAGTCATTTTGAAAAGTTTGATAAACCAGTGATCTCTAATTTAGAATCAGGACACTGTACACCAATGTTAACTTTAGAATTTGGAAAAATTTTAGAAATTGATGGAGTCAGAAAAACTATTCTAGTAAAAAGTAATGTATAA
- a CDS encoding HdeD family acid-resistance protein, with amino-acid sequence MLSFDKKIFLYLLITGILFSLVGIFGIFTPTIFSVYIIDILAAFFFVSGIKNFTKGFQFRKVPNFHWGLYIFVGVLEVIISISLFSQPFLSQLYMIIYAGIFMIFKGIFIFINTIINRKTFPDSVKFSLNPGITDILFGILLVGLPFFSQRFISLCVAWYILFSGANLILSAFYFKRS; translated from the coding sequence ATGCTTAGTTTTGACAAAAAAATTTTTCTTTATCTTTTAATCACTGGAATTTTATTTAGTTTAGTTGGTATTTTTGGTATTTTCACCCCAACTATTTTTTCCGTTTATATCATTGATATCTTAGCTGCTTTTTTCTTTGTAAGTGGTATAAAAAACTTCACAAAAGGATTTCAATTTAGAAAAGTTCCTAATTTTCATTGGGGGCTATATATTTTTGTAGGTGTATTAGAAGTTATAATCTCAATCTCTTTGTTTAGTCAGCCTTTTTTAAGTCAACTTTATATGATTATATACGCTGGAATATTTATGATTTTCAAAGGTATATTCATTTTTATAAATACTATTATAAATAGAAAAACTTTTCCTGATTCGGTTAAGTTTAGTTTAAACCCAGGAATAACAGATATACTCTTTGGAATTTTATTAGTTGGATTGCCATTTTTCTCTCAAAGATTTATATCTCTTTGTGTTGCATGGTATATACTGTTCAGCGGAGCAAATTTAATTCTATCCGCATTTTACTTTAAACGTTCATAA
- the gltS gene encoding sodium/glutamate symporter: MLEYQFNMAETLATAVVLLLVGRWIKKKVYFFEKFFIPAPVIGGVIFSIFTLIGRSSGVFSFSFDGSLKDLLMIAFFTTIGFLASLKLLKKGGIQVFIFLCVASILVIIQNLVGVSLAKFFGLNPLLGIAAGSVPLTGGHGTSGAFGPVLEAAGATGAMSVAIASATFGLVAGCMIGGPVAKKLMQRYGLVGHKEEEFLIPEDNSKEVLKEEITEDKLFHAIVYIVISMGIGGLLIPLAKKVGVVLPAYIGPMLVAAIIRNVVDTKDTELPLHTISVVGNISLQLFLAMALMSMKLWELAALAVPLIVILLVQTAIMALYAYFVTFRIMGKDYDAAVMSSGHCGFGMGATPNAMANMESFTAANGPSPTAFFVLPLVGALFIDFTNASLITIFINIFGK; the protein is encoded by the coding sequence ATGTTAGAGTATCAATTTAATATGGCAGAAACATTAGCAACAGCAGTGGTTTTACTATTAGTGGGAAGATGGATAAAAAAGAAAGTTTATTTCTTTGAAAAATTCTTTATTCCAGCTCCGGTAATTGGTGGTGTGATATTTTCAATATTTACATTAATTGGTAGAAGTTCTGGAGTATTTTCATTTTCTTTTGACGGCTCTTTAAAAGATTTACTGATGATTGCATTTTTTACTACAATAGGTTTCTTAGCTAGTTTAAAATTACTTAAAAAAGGTGGAATTCAAGTATTTATATTTTTATGTGTAGCGAGTATTTTAGTAATAATTCAAAACTTAGTAGGAGTAAGCTTAGCAAAATTCTTTGGACTTAATCCTCTTTTAGGAATAGCTGCAGGATCTGTTCCTTTAACAGGAGGACATGGAACTTCAGGAGCTTTTGGACCTGTTTTAGAAGCTGCAGGGGCAACAGGAGCTATGTCAGTTGCAATAGCCTCAGCAACGTTTGGACTTGTTGCAGGATGCATGATAGGTGGACCAGTTGCAAAAAAATTGATGCAACGTTATGGTTTAGTTGGACATAAAGAGGAGGAGTTTTTAATTCCTGAAGATAATTCGAAAGAAGTTTTAAAAGAGGAGATAACAGAGGATAAACTTTTTCACGCTATTGTTTATATAGTTATATCTATGGGGATAGGTGGATTACTAATTCCTTTAGCAAAAAAAGTTGGAGTGGTTTTACCGGCATATATTGGTCCGATGTTAGTGGCAGCAATAATAAGAAATGTTGTAGATACAAAGGATACTGAACTTCCTTTACACACTATAAGTGTGGTAGGAAACATCTCTTTACAGTTATTCTTAGCTATGGCATTGATGTCAATGAAATTATGGGAATTAGCTGCATTAGCAGTTCCATTAATAGTAATACTTTTAGTTCAAACTGCAATAATGGCACTTTATGCATATTTTGTTACATTTAGAATAATGGGTAAAGATTACGATGCAGCGGTTATGTCATCTGGACATTGTGGTTTTGGAATGGGAGCAACTCCAAATGCAATGGCTAATATGGAATCATTTACAGCGGCTAATGGGCCATCACCAACGGCATTCTTTGTATTACCGCTAGTTGGAGCTTTATTTATTGACTTCACAAATGCTTCTTTAATCACAATTTTTATAAATATTTTTGGAAAATAA
- the murI gene encoding glutamate racemase, whose product MKIGVFDSGVGGLSVLKKIKEKIDFADIIYYGDSLNSPYGSKSVEEIQKLCLEIGEFLIDNRVDIIVIACNTATAAALDTLRERFTSVPIIGVVQPGAAIAIKESKNRKIGVLSTPLTAKSRVYEKAIKTINSKYEVFQKGCELLCPMIERGWESSERNTELLKSYIEQLPNDIDTLVLGCTHYPLIREDIEKLIGNKKIIDPAEETAMQVLFELNKLALRTGFKKIKKDKIGIDYFVSGDIEMFRKVGERFLGEKLLNVYQPLIG is encoded by the coding sequence ATGAAAATAGGTGTTTTTGATTCTGGAGTTGGAGGGTTGAGCGTTTTAAAAAAAATCAAAGAAAAAATAGATTTTGCAGATATAATATATTATGGCGACAGTTTAAATTCACCTTATGGAAGTAAAAGTGTTGAGGAGATACAAAAGCTATGTTTAGAAATTGGGGAGTTTTTAATTGATAATAGAGTTGATATCATAGTAATAGCTTGTAACACTGCAACAGCTGCAGCACTAGATACTTTAAGAGAAAGATTTACAAGTGTGCCCATAATAGGAGTTGTACAACCTGGAGCTGCAATAGCGATAAAGGAAAGTAAAAATAGAAAAATTGGTGTTTTATCAACACCTCTAACTGCTAAAAGTAGAGTTTACGAAAAGGCGATAAAAACAATAAATTCGAAATATGAGGTTTTTCAGAAAGGGTGTGAACTTCTTTGTCCTATGATAGAAAGAGGATGGGAAAGTTCAGAACGGAATACAGAGCTTTTAAAAAGTTATATAGAACAATTACCGAATGATATAGATACATTGGTTTTAGGTTGTACTCATTATCCTTTGATAAGGGAGGATATTGAAAAGCTGATTGGAAATAAAAAAATTATTGATCCAGCAGAAGAAACTGCAATGCAAGTTCTATTTGAATTAAATAAATTAGCACTGAGAACAGGATTTAAGAAAATTAAAAAAGATAAAATAGGAATAGATTATTTTGTAAGCGGAGATATCGAGATGTTTAGAAAAGTTGGAGAAAGATTTTTAGGTGAAAAACTTTTAAATGTTTACCAACCTTTAATTGGATAG